Part of the Synechococcus sp. HK01-R genome is shown below.
TGAGATTCACCAGATAAAAGGTGCGACCACCACTGGCAGCCAACAGGTTGTCTTCCTGATGGGGGTGGAGATAGAACTGCCAGGCTCCGGTCTCAGGATCATTGGGGGGGCTGACGGCCGGGCCGCTGTGGATCACCAGATCGCGTGCATTGGAGTCAGCGACGGTGACATCAAAGAAGCGAACCGCCGGCGTGTCGCGAAAGCGTTCGTAGGAGAGCAGTTCGAACACGGGGAGAAGTGGGCCGTAGCGCTGCAGCCTTTGTAAACGGCCGAAGAGCAACCGATGGTGCCAGATGCAACCGATTCCCCAGCCGGGGTTCAACCGCCGAGATAGGCCATGTCGGCGCGCTCCGGATCGGTCTGCACCTGGAGACTGCGCTCTTCGCTGTAGCGATCTATGCGCGCTGACCAGTGATCCCTCAGCGCCACGACCAGCGACTCGGCATCGGGGTGAGGCTGAAGCCAGGGCCGCAGATTGAGCCCGGTCGATGCAAACAGACAAGTGAACAGCTGGCCATCAGCGGTGATCCGGGCCCGATTGCAATCCGAGCAAAACGGCTCGCTCACAGAGGCGATCATCGCCACCACGCCGGCTCCATCTCGGTAACGCCAGCGCCTGGCCGTGCCCCCTGCTGGCCGACCCAGGGGCTCCAGGGGCCAAACCGCTTGCAGTTGGCGGAGCATCTCCGCCGCCGGCATGACCTGATCACCGCTCCAGCCGTTCCGATGCCCCACATCCATGAACTCGATCAGGCGTAGTTCCAGCCCTTGGTCACGTGCGAAGGCAGCCAAGGGCAGCAGCTGATCCTCATTGCGACCCCGTTGGATCACGCTGTTGAGCTTGAGTGCACCCAAACGAGGGTCAAAGCCAACCTCACGGGCCACCACAATCGCCTCCCGCACCGCAGCAAGGGCGCGTGACCCCGCCTCGCCCACCTCCGGCAATCCAGCC
Proteins encoded:
- a CDS encoding GTP 3',8-cyclase MoaA; translated protein: MVSSELVTDRRQRPLQVLRLSLTARCNLACSYCQPDHREVSGLLSQSQRLALIEACCRLGVRSLRLTGGEPLLSDQLEPLLEAIRLRRQQPGDPLSQLEEVALTSNGLLLDQARAERLRRAGLDRITLSLDGLDAGVVAAMAGLPEVGEAGSRALAAVREAIVVAREVGFDPRLGALKLNSVIQRGRNEDQLLPLAAFARDQGLELRLIEFMDVGHRNGWSGDQVMPAAEMLRQLQAVWPLEPLGRPAGGTARRWRYRDGAGVVAMIASVSEPFCSDCNRARITADGQLFTCLFASTGLNLRPWLQPHPDAESLVVALRDHWSARIDRYSEERSLQVQTDPERADMAYLGG